In Malus sylvestris chromosome 16, drMalSylv7.2, whole genome shotgun sequence, the following are encoded in one genomic region:
- the LOC126608273 gene encoding geraniol 8-hydroxylase-like — MEFLGASQVDHKLNGGGREVQRSEEKHNPDSPSVGAPRSLLSSRNLKLIPFGGGMRICPGLPLAMRMLNLMFGSLINSSDWKLEDEVIPETMNMEEKFGLTLQMAQPLRASDR; from the exons atgGAGTTTCTCGGGGCTTCTCAGGTGGATCACAAACTGAACGGAGGAGGACGAGAGGTTCAAAGATCGGAGGAGAAGCACAACCCAGATAGCCCATCGGTTGGAGCTCCAAGGAGTTTGCTTTCAA GCCGGAACCTCAAACTTATTCCTTTTGGTGGCGGGATGAGAATATGTCCTGGGTTGCCATTGGCAATGCGGATGTTAAATTTGATGTTTGGGTCACTTATCAACTCATCTGATTGGAAGCTTGAAGATGAAGTTATACCAGAGACCATGAACATGGAGGAGAAGTTTGGGCTCACGTTACAGATGGCTCAACCTCTCAGAGCATCAGACCGTTGA
- the LOC126608264 gene encoding U-box domain-containing protein 6-like: protein MDITEVEESLFAASDAKLHGELCKALSGIYCKIMSIFPSLEAARPRSKSGIQALCSLHVALEKSKNVLQHCAECSKLYLAITGDSVLSKFEKARCALMDSLRRVEDIVPQSIGCQIEDIVSELEGTVLSLDPLEKQVGDEIIALLQQGKKFDNCNDNNELESFHQAATKLGITSSRAALTERRALKKIIQRARAEEDKRKESIVAYILHLMRKYSKLFRSEISDDNDSQGSAPCSPTVQGSIEDAGPGGNGQAFDRQMSNFSSFNFKSSFSSKPNNRKSGQMPLPPEELRCPISLQLMYDPVIIASGQTYERICIEKWFSDGHNTCPKTQQKLSHLSLTPNYCVKGLIANWCEQNGISVPDGPPESLDLNYWRLAFESESTDSKYMGSIGSCKLKGVKVVPLEESHTIKEDVGNETEDVSPLEEESELDVFESYQDLLTALNEEEDFRKRCKVVEQIRLLLKNDEEARMYMGANGFVEALLHFLSSALREASSLAQESGAMALFNLAVNNNRNKETMLTSGVISLLEEMISNPSSQGPAAALYLNLSCLEEAKPIIGTSPAVSFLTQLLRADVETQCKLDALHALYNLSGVQSNIPKLISAGIISGLQSLLADSGDQMWTEKCIAVLINLGSSSSARDEMMSNSSLISALATILEAEQPIEQEQAVSCLYMLCNGSEKCSQMVLKEGVIPSLVSISVNGTSRGKEKAQKLLMLFREQRQRDQAPPEPEVHLSVENSDKPMSVPESKPLCKSFSRRKMSKPFRFLWKSKSYSVYQC from the exons ATGGATATTACTGAGGTTGAAGAAAGCTTATTTGCGGCCAGCGATGCCAAG TTGCATGGAGAGTTGTGCAAGGCACTCTCTGGAATTTATTGCAAAATAAtgtcaatatttccttctttgGAAGCAGCGCGACCTAGGAGCAAGTCTGGTATCCAAGCTTTATGTTCATTACATGTAGCACTTGAAAAATCTAAGAATGTTCTTCAGCATTGCGCAGAATGTAGTAAACTTTACTTG GCTATAACTGGGGATTCTGTGCTCTCAAAATTTGAAAAGGCAAGATGTGCTCTCATGGATAGTCTTAGGCGTGTTGAAGACATTGTTCCACAATCTATTGGTTGTCAG ATTGAAGACATTGTTAGTGAACTTGAGGGTACTGTGTTGTCACTTGATCCCTTAGAGAAGCAAGTCGGTGATGAAATAATTGCGCTACTCCAGCAAGGGAAAAAGTTCGACAACTGTAATGACAATAATGAGCTGGAATCTTTTCATCAGGCTGCCACCAAACTTGGTATTACCTCTTCCAGGGCAGCTCTTACTGAGAGAAGAGCTTTAAAGAAAATCATCCAAAGAGCCCGTGCTGAGGAAGATAAGCGGAAAGAGTCAATTGTAGCTTATATATTACATCTTATGCGAAAATATTCCAAGCTGTTTAGAAGTGAAATCTCAGATGACAATGATTCACAAGGTTCTGCACCTTGTTCTCCCACTGTACAGGGTTCTATTGAGGATGCTGGGCCCGGTGGCAATGGTCAAGCATTTGATCGACAAATGTCAAATTTTAGTTCTTTTAATTTCAAAAGTTCTTTTAGTTCCAAGCCAAACAATCGGAAATCAGGTCAGATGCCTCTTCCACCTGAAGAATTGAGGTGTCCGATATCATTGCAACTTATGTATGATCCGGTCATCATCGCTTCTGGTCAGACATATGAAAGGATTTGCATTGAGAAATGGTTCAGTGATGGGCACAATACATGCCCAAAGACTCAACAGAAGCTGTCTCATCTTTCTTTAACCCCCAATTATTGTGTAAAAGGTCTCATTGCTAATTGGTGTGAACAGAATGGAATTTCTGTTCCAGATGGTCCCCCAGAGTCTCTGGACCTCAACTATTGGAGGCTTGCATTTGAGTCTGAGTCCACTGATTCAAAATATATGGGTAGTATTGGCTCTTGCAAGTTGAAGGGTGTCAAGGTGGTTCCTTTAGAGGAGAGTCATACTATAAAGGAGGATGTTGGAAATGAAACAGAAGATGTGTCTCCATTAGAGGAAGAGTCTGAGCTTGATGTTTTTGAAAGTTATCAGGATCTTTTAACCGCCTTGAATGAAGAGGAAGACTTCAGGAAGAGGTGCAAGGTAGTGGAGCAAATAAGGCTCTTGCTGAAGAATGATGAGGAAGCCAGAATGTATATGGGTGCTAATGGATTTGTTGAAGCACTTCTACATTTTCTGAGCTCAGCTTTGCGTGAAGCAAGTTCTTTGGCTCAGGAAAGTGGAGCCATGGCTCTCTTCAATCTTGCTGTCAACAATAACAG AAACAAGGAAACGATGTTAACATCAGGGGTAATTTCGTTGCTGGAGGAAATGATCTCCAATCCCAGTTCTCAAGGACCTGCGGCAGCCCTGTATCTGAATCTCTCCTGCCTTGAAGAAGCCAAGCCTATTATTGGAACAAGTCCGGCTGTCTCTTTCTTAACCCAGCTCCTTCGAGCTGATGTTGAAACCCAATGTAAGCTTGATGCCCTCCACGCCCTGTACAATCTATCGGGTGTCCAGTCAAATATACCGAAACTTATTTCAGCTGGTATTATCAGTGGTCTTCAATCCCTTCTTGCGGACTCTGGTGACCAAATGTGGACAGAAAAATGTATAGCTGTTTTGATAAATTTGGGATCAAGTAGTTCTGCCAGAGATGAAATGATGTCGAATTCAAGTCTTATCAGTGCACTAGCAACAATTTTGGAGGCTGAACAACCCATTGAGCAGGAGCAAGCTGTCTCATGTCTGTATATGTTGTGTAACGGGAGCGAGAAATGCAGTCAGATGGTCCTCAAGGAAGGGGTGATTCCGTCATTGGTGTCTATTTCCGTCAATGGCACATCAAGAGGAAAAGAGAAGGCTCAGAAGCTGTTAATGCTGTTCCGTGAGCAGAGACAAAGAGACCAAGCACCCCCTGAGCCGGAGGTGCATCTGTCGGTCGAAAATAGTGACAAGCCCATGTCTGTTCCGGAAAGCAAGCCGCTATGCAAATCCTTCTCAAGAAGAAAGATGAGCAAACCTTTTAGGTTTTTATGGAAGAGCAAAAGCTATTCTGTTTACCAGTGTTAA